The DNA segment GCGAAAAAGAGTGAACCAGCAATGAATATGTATGTGGGCAATCTTCCCTACAGTGTAACGGAAGAGGAGTTGAGGAATATCTTTACGCCGTTCGGAGAAGTCTCCAGCGTGAACCTGATAACGGACAAGTTCTCAGGCCAGTCCAGGGGGTTCGGTTTCGTCGAAATGCCGAACAACGCGGATGCGGACAA comes from the Gammaproteobacteria bacterium genome and includes:
- a CDS encoding RNA-binding protein, which translates into the protein MNMYVGNLPYSVTEEELRNIFTPFGEVSSVNLITDKFSGQSRGFGFVEMPNNADADKAIKALNDKTYSGRKMKVNQARPRGERPPQGNNRQPQRNKSW